The Triticum dicoccoides isolate Atlit2015 ecotype Zavitan unplaced genomic scaffold, WEW_v2.0 scaffold91838, whole genome shotgun sequence genome segment TTTCAATGCAAAATGGCTCCCGCTTCTTCTGAAAGAAAACTGGGGAAAATCAATATGGAGCCGTCAGAGGCTTATCTGGCCGATATGACTTCCTGAAATTCTTTCCTGAGAAAAACCTAAAATGGAGGGGTTGGGGCTTTGGCTCCAGGCTCAAACTCTATCTTGTGGTAGACTGCCCTCCTAGGGAGCGCTTGGGCAACTAACTTGTGGGGCATGACATCCCAAATTCATCAGTTACATTAGGAATTTCCTGAAAAAAAGTCTTATGTGTATTGGATCCGCTCTTCTGTTAGCATGAACACATGAATgagattcttcttattcttcctaaaTAGAACCCCCCACCCTCACCTTTCTTAGGACTATCAAGCCTTCTCGAATTAGGTCTATGGTAGAAGCTTTGAACGTAGACCCGGATACAAATCTTTCACTCACTGAAAAGTGAAAACCTGTGACTATATCGTCCTGAAGACGGATGCGGCGGGAAGAAGTGGCATTTAGAAGTGTTGCTGACTTTACATTTAGGTTTCGGCATAACAAAGCTTGCACTATCTTTTCGCACTTAGGCGCACATCGTGCCATTGGTAATGATTCTACTACGGTGCTGCAAATTCGCAAGCTGATCCTAAGTAATCGTTGTTGTTCATTGAATTCCTCCGGAATTACTTCGTTAGGATTGAAGAATTGCTGCAATTCTTCCTGAATAGACTCAATTCTCCCGTCGAGAGTTTCTTTGAAAGTCTTACCTAAACTCTTCCGACTGAATATGAGAAAGCCTATAAAACAACGAGCTACTATCATTTCTTC includes the following:
- the LOC119348420 gene encoding ATP synthase protein MI25-like, whose product is MRFLSTDMKDRNMLFAAIPSICASSPKKISIYNEEMIVARCFIGFLIFSRKSLGKTFKETLDGRIESIQEELQQFFNPNEVIPEEFNEQQRLLRISLRICSTVVESLPMARCAPKCEKIVQALLCRNLNVKSATLLNATSSRRIRLQDDIVTGFHFSVSERFVSGSTFKASTIDLIREGLIVLRKVRVGGSI